A genomic region of Candidatus Neomarinimicrobiota bacterium contains the following coding sequences:
- a CDS encoding outer membrane beta-barrel protein — protein sequence MRQYGQRSRNGAIIMTSFCLALLPVTLSAEQGQPDRFGHKFGIGVNSVWGAEVGGNPIRLPTPGFTAGVFFHYDLGPRWSFGFELLVNQKGWQRRGNAAFPRSRISQYYADLPLLLLFGNRAGDTIYFGFYNGIPMGGFTSSITNFWRGQPANIGLAWDGGYLLGVNRQISGFQLDLRLTASEPFLRIHGNIHNVQVRIMLARVIEL from the coding sequence ATGAGGCAATACGGACAGCGCAGCAGGAACGGGGCCATCATCATGACCAGCTTCTGCTTGGCACTGCTCCCGGTCACGCTGAGTGCTGAGCAAGGGCAACCCGACCGCTTTGGTCACAAATTTGGCATAGGCGTAAACAGTGTGTGGGGTGCTGAGGTGGGCGGTAACCCAATACGTCTGCCAACCCCGGGATTCACGGCAGGGGTCTTCTTCCATTACGATCTAGGGCCACGCTGGTCATTCGGATTTGAACTTTTGGTGAATCAAAAAGGGTGGCAGCGAAGGGGAAATGCAGCCTTTCCCAGGAGCCGAATCAGTCAGTATTATGCTGACCTCCCACTGCTGCTCCTATTCGGGAACCGGGCTGGCGATACGATCTACTTCGGCTTCTATAACGGTATACCCATGGGGGGATTCACTAGCTCAATCACGAATTTCTGGAGAGGCCAGCCGGCAAATATCGGTCTAGCCTGGGACGGTGGCTATCTCTTGGGGGTCAACAGACAGATCTCCGGTTTTCAGCTCGATTTGCGATTGACCGCCAGTGAGCCATTCCTAAGAATTCACGGAAATATACACAACGTTCAGGTGAGAATCATGTTGGCC